Genomic window (Deltaproteobacteria bacterium):
TCCAGAAGGCAACAAAGGGCATGACAATGGCCATATTAAAACAGTTGGCGCCGATGGCCGTAATGCCGCCGTCACCGAACACAAAGGCCTGAATAATTAAAACCACGGAGACGGTAATGACCGCTGTCCAGGGTCCCAAAAGCAAGGCGATAATACCCGCGCCGACGGCATGACCCGTTGTACCTCCGGGGATGGGGATATTGAACATTTGAATGAGAAAAGAAAATGCGGCAGCAATAGCCAGATAGGGAACATGTTTGGAGGATACCTCCTTTTTTATCTTTTTCAGGGCTATCCCCCAGATGGCAATCGATACCCCATAAAGGGGAATATATGTCTGGGGACTGAGATACCCGTCAGGAATATGCATAAAATTCTCCAAAAGAAAAAAGTGTTATAAATCTCAACATCGTGCTACCAGCAGACAAAAAAATAATACGGTGTTATTTTTTTACTATTCGTAATACATAAACGCGTATTCGTCAAGTGAAAAATGTGATGTAATGCAACATACTGGAATTACAAATAGATCGTATGCTAAACACATGCAATCTCTACAGTAGGTAGAAATCTTTAGAACATCATTAGTTATGATTTCTCGCTTTGCTCGAAATGACAGCATA
Coding sequences:
- the cbiM gene encoding cobalt transporter CbiM, with amino-acid sequence MHIPDGYLSPQTYIPLYGVSIAIWGIALKKIKKEVSSKHVPYLAIAAAFSFLIQMFNIPIPGGTTGHAVGAGIIALLLGPWTAVITVSVVLIIQAFVFGDGGITAIGANCFNMAIVMPFVAFWTFTMIKGTKNSGVRFISAAFLSGYIGLTAAALSAAFMFGIQPVIAAGPDGRPLYAPYPLSIAIPAMAIEHLLLFSIVEGVMTVALLKYFLKNESTLIYAIRETSYEKV